The Ralstonia wenshanensis genome includes a region encoding these proteins:
- a CDS encoding branched-chain amino acid ABC transporter permease yields MLEQQLVNALSLGCVYALFALGFTLVFGILGVINLSHGAVFMLGAYAALQVVLHFDLPLWAALAVGFAVSGVAGLIIDVLLLRPLRRRNAPHLIPMIGTIGAGIAINNAMQGVFGAENLRFPAGLVSDASLDLGGIHLTPLELSIIVLSFVLMGALMLLLKRTQLGRALRAIAESPKAAALLGINVEGLFLLTSFAAAALGGLSGVLIGLYSNAVFPLMGQPMLHKGIAVIILGGLGDIRGAMLGGLFLGFAEVLSVAYIGSTMRDAVAFGLLFLILLVRPQGLFGKVLERKA; encoded by the coding sequence ATGCTGGAACAGCAACTCGTCAATGCGCTGTCGCTCGGCTGCGTGTATGCGTTGTTCGCCCTGGGGTTCACGCTGGTTTTCGGCATCCTGGGCGTGATCAACCTGTCGCACGGCGCGGTCTTCATGCTCGGTGCCTATGCGGCGCTGCAGGTCGTCCTCCACTTCGATCTGCCGCTGTGGGCGGCGCTGGCCGTCGGTTTTGCCGTGAGCGGCGTGGCCGGCCTCATCATCGATGTGCTGCTGCTGCGCCCGCTGCGCCGGCGCAACGCGCCGCACCTGATCCCGATGATCGGCACCATCGGTGCGGGCATCGCCATCAATAACGCCATGCAAGGCGTGTTCGGGGCGGAGAACCTGCGATTCCCGGCGGGGCTTGTGTCTGACGCCTCGCTGGACCTGGGCGGCATTCATCTCACGCCGCTCGAGCTGAGCATCATCGTGCTGTCGTTCGTGCTGATGGGCGCGCTCATGCTGCTGCTCAAGCGCACGCAACTCGGCCGCGCGCTGCGCGCGATTGCAGAGTCGCCGAAGGCGGCGGCGCTGCTCGGCATCAATGTCGAAGGGCTGTTCTTGCTGACTTCGTTTGCGGCCGCGGCGCTGGGCGGGTTGTCGGGCGTGCTGATCGGCCTGTACTCCAACGCCGTGTTCCCGTTGATGGGCCAGCCGATGCTGCACAAGGGCATCGCGGTCATCATCCTGGGTGGCCTGGGCGATATTCGCGGCGCAATGTTGGGCGGCCTGTTCCTCGGTTTTGCCGAAGTGCTGTCGGTGGCCTACATCGGCTCGACCATGCGCGACGCGGTGGCGTTCGGCTTGCTGTTCCTGATCCTGCTGGTGCGGCCGCAAGGCCTGTTCGGCAAGGTGCTGGAACGCAAGGCATAA
- a CDS encoding branched-chain amino acid ABC transporter permease — MEWFDNFWSVYSNLVLTLGINALLALSIYLTLSCGLLAMANAAFMGIGAYTAALLTMNAEMPFSVALLGGMVAPAVVAVVIGRPTLRLSGVYLAMATLGFGEVVRVLILNTEDWTGGALGLNGIPQLTEWWHVALAVLATLFVLARMRRSKVGRAFEAIKEDETAAGLMGINVAGTKLLAFTLGAAIAGLAGALNAHLTFFIGPNEFGFDRGVEILTMTILGGTNGLTGPVLGSLILSLLPELLRAFKDFRLVVNGVILMVIVLFLPKGIWDPARFARWFGIKRGGTMPGTGNTPAASNESH; from the coding sequence ATGGAATGGTTCGACAACTTCTGGTCGGTCTACAGCAACCTGGTGCTCACGCTGGGCATCAATGCGTTGCTGGCGCTGTCCATTTACCTGACGCTGTCGTGCGGCTTGCTGGCGATGGCGAATGCGGCCTTCATGGGCATCGGCGCCTACACGGCGGCGCTGCTGACGATGAATGCCGAGATGCCGTTTTCGGTCGCCCTGCTGGGCGGCATGGTGGCACCGGCCGTGGTGGCCGTTGTCATCGGCCGGCCGACGCTGCGTCTTTCCGGCGTGTATCTGGCCATGGCCACGCTTGGTTTTGGCGAAGTCGTGCGCGTGCTGATCCTGAACACCGAAGACTGGACCGGCGGCGCGCTGGGCCTGAACGGCATTCCGCAGCTGACCGAGTGGTGGCACGTGGCGCTGGCCGTATTGGCGACGCTGTTCGTGCTGGCGCGCATGCGTCGGTCGAAGGTTGGCCGCGCTTTCGAGGCCATCAAGGAAGACGAAACCGCTGCTGGCCTCATGGGCATCAACGTGGCCGGCACCAAGCTGCTGGCGTTCACGCTGGGTGCGGCCATCGCCGGGCTCGCGGGTGCACTCAATGCGCATCTGACGTTCTTCATCGGCCCGAACGAGTTCGGTTTTGATCGCGGCGTGGAGATTCTCACGATGACGATCCTGGGCGGCACCAACGGCCTGACAGGCCCGGTGCTCGGCAGCCTGATCCTGTCGCTGCTGCCCGAGTTGCTGCGTGCGTTCAAGGATTTCCGCCTGGTCGTCAACGGCGTGATCCTGATGGTGATCGTGCTGTTCCTGCCCAAGGGCATCTGGGATCCGGCGCGTTTCGCGCGCTGGTTCGGCATCAAGCGCGGCGGCACCATGCCGGGCACGGGCAACACCCCGGCTGCTTCCAATGAATCGCACTGA
- a CDS encoding ABC transporter substrate-binding protein produces MQKMIKRLLLTAVAAGAAIATGAATAAQDIKIGVAEALSGGAAQYGVAIRNGFQLAADEINAAGGINGSKIALVIEDEQGKKEEAINVFKKLIFQDKVAMVFGPTLSNSAQAADPIAQASKTVAFGTSNTADGITSIGDFVFRNSVTEADVLPATIQTVVKKAGVKKVAVLYGNDDVFTKSGYDNFKKALEDLKIPVTTTETFAKGDVDFKAQLTKIKATNPDAIVLSALIAEGGPIMVQARQLGLNVPVIGGNGMNSVKVFDLAKDKSDNLWVGSPWSIENHTAENSKFITAYTAKYKAAPDQFAAQAYDAMYIASKALKTVKFSGNLEADRKAIRDALPAVKHVGATGAFAFRQVTARGKPAGYDAVQTPIVSVTKNGKYTIEK; encoded by the coding sequence ATGCAAAAAATGATCAAACGGCTGCTGTTGACGGCAGTGGCTGCGGGGGCGGCAATCGCAACGGGCGCGGCAACTGCGGCCCAGGACATCAAGATCGGTGTGGCCGAAGCGCTGTCGGGCGGCGCAGCTCAGTACGGCGTGGCCATCCGCAACGGCTTCCAGTTGGCCGCTGACGAAATCAACGCCGCGGGCGGTATCAACGGCAGCAAGATCGCACTGGTGATCGAAGACGAGCAGGGCAAGAAGGAAGAGGCCATCAACGTCTTCAAGAAGCTGATCTTCCAGGACAAGGTGGCGATGGTGTTCGGCCCCACGCTGTCGAACTCGGCACAGGCGGCCGACCCGATCGCGCAGGCTTCCAAGACGGTCGCCTTTGGCACCTCCAACACCGCAGACGGCATCACCAGCATCGGCGATTTCGTCTTCCGCAATTCCGTGACCGAAGCCGACGTGCTGCCGGCAACGATCCAGACCGTTGTGAAGAAGGCCGGCGTGAAGAAAGTGGCCGTGCTCTACGGCAACGACGACGTCTTCACCAAGAGCGGCTACGACAACTTCAAGAAGGCGCTCGAAGATCTGAAGATCCCGGTGACGACCACCGAAACGTTCGCCAAGGGCGACGTCGACTTCAAAGCCCAGCTCACCAAGATCAAGGCGACGAACCCGGATGCGATCGTGCTGTCGGCGCTGATTGCCGAAGGTGGTCCGATCATGGTGCAGGCGCGTCAGCTCGGCCTGAATGTGCCGGTCATCGGCGGCAATGGGATGAACTCGGTCAAGGTGTTCGACCTGGCCAAGGATAAGTCCGACAACCTGTGGGTGGGCAGCCCGTGGTCGATCGAGAACCACACGGCCGAGAACAGCAAGTTCATCACCGCCTACACCGCCAAGTACAAGGCCGCGCCGGACCAGTTCGCCGCGCAGGCGTATGACGCCATGTACATCGCGAGCAAGGCGTTGAAGACGGTCAAGTTCAGCGGCAACCTCGAAGCCGATCGCAAGGCAATCCGCGATGCACTGCCGGCAGTCAAGCACGTTGGGGCGACCGGGGCGTTTGCGTTCCGCCAGGTGACGGCACGCGGCAAGCCAGCCGGCTACGACGCCGTGCAGACGCCGATCGTGAGCGTGACCAAGAACGGCAAGTACACCATCGAGAAGTAA